In Deltaproteobacteria bacterium, a single window of DNA contains:
- a CDS encoding carboxypeptidase regulatory-like domain-containing protein has product MKSFKWLLVVILFFSGFFIVKNYVYSTTPPPEDLSSIPLEGEPRNLVINPYTDQALVTSTRPNELSVIDLNTGQITATLQVKKKPFGLAIDCGKNLALVGFKAHQRLSVIDLSTYQCLAEIPVGKSPCNVAVYEAAGGPHLGLTANYGSDTVSVINLETFRVIKTLRVGRGPRDIAIDPGLKLALVVNEDTHNVAVIDLNSFRVSGWVPVGRHPRSISINPETHLAAVANGRENYITTIDLTNWQSLRIPVDKNPLDVVINPLDNRALVVCNKSHSLHLIDLDTHTTLQKYPLNRQTRGVAVNPFTNIAGVVDRHTDRLTLIQLPNPVPDIKSITPVTVLRGSQGTQVSLQGSGFIKSSTVTLQPSPATFPVTFVDNHNLTATLPAGFFTQAGSYQVTVNNPTPDGGPSNTRTFQVENPIPTLTALDPASTRAGGPGMNVKLYGTGFFPETTISVNGQARTINYVSGSELELPLGPADLASSGDLELKAINPGPGGGSSNPMNFTVTVVNPIPVLSSLSPNVIKAGSPSFTLILTGSNFISSSSVLFNNTPVSGTLVDNTRIEASIPGTAIMTPGTYPVVVQNPGPGGGSSGTLNFTVTPASNVLPLPDGSFGKTYEDLIPPDATLPSYDPKRFSLITGLVKDGSGNPLAGVAVGIHGQSEYGTAQSDATGRFSIPLDGGGTITVAYQKTGFIPAHRQVQVGWNTIANVETIVLIPEDTAATVINFDGNAATILTHKSTPTTDSFGSRSLTMVLTGDNRAWVKDAQGNEQPLTNITVRATEYPTPESMPAKLPPTSAFTYCAELSVGGAKSVRFEKPVVVYVDNFLGFDVGEIVPVGYYDRDRAVWVPANNGLVVQLLDTNGDGLVDAYTTDGQNQYPAPGLTDPNQYRPGATYWRMELSHFSPWDCNWPIGFPSGAISPNPDGKPVIDRKCPDDDKRCINSYIEERSRIFHEDIPIPGTDMTLHYASDRTKGYKSVITIPASGPSVPASLKGIIVKLEVAGRSFETNLPPLPNQMAEFVWDGFDYLGREVSGSTIADISIGFIYQAVYYSAFDSSWFQSFALVGKDPTYIDARSEAISWKRDSITLNQGATEAGALADGWTLSSHHYFHPTDPYTLYKGDGTTIKNNTKVITTIAGNGQAGYSGDGGPATQANLYAPGGIVLDSARNIYIADGWNDRIRKVDTNGIISTIAGNGQRSFSGDGGPSLQASFFYPSHVTLDNAGNIYIADFSNHRIRKVDTNGIITTIAGNGQGGEYVPFVGDGGPATQTPLGYINGIAIDNAGNLYIADGWYNRIRKVDINGIITTIAGNGQWGYSGDGGPATQARLGNPNGVAVDNAGNIYIVDGYNTNRIRKVDVTGIITTFAGDGQAGYSGDGGPAVQASLSGVGGIAVDNSKNIYIGDSWGNRIRKVDTNGIITTIAGNGQQGYSGDGGLAIQANLWGVNYLAADSAGAVYLGDNGNHRIRKVSYPDAFKSVDTAGNTDFSDENGQGYIMSSTGLHKSTIDLAAGKTLLTFGYDSANKLVSITDRFGNQTTLQRDRSGAPISITSPDGIVTRLTVDGNNHLTLVTYPDNSAYSFIYTSDGLMAEKYDPKGNHFVHQFDANGLITNVFDPEGGIWNYSRSVDNSGTATVTLQTADGNVTTYQDRTDSTGAYTSITTSPFGSISTFTRSSDGLTETERPSCGMNQTLKYDLDPAYKYKYLKEFTQSSPSGLTQTTTDTRTYQDTDGDTVPDLITRTLSANGNNWVTVNNTLTGTLTSTSPLGRTIIRSYDPSNLLTQSMSVTGLLPVSYGYDTKGKLTATTTGSRTSTITYNNQGNIESLTAPDGKTFYYTYDTMNRLKTQTMPDTTMIRYDYDANGNMTVLTNSRNVNYGFDYTGVNLRKTMTMPLSGNYQYFYDRERNLKSILFPSGKQIDNTYSAGLLSATTTPEGITSYTHNCSSSLKDVTRGTEKVTYTYDGSLLTSDTRTGLLNQTIGYGYNSDFRLTSLSYAGISQPLAYDNDGLLSGAGGFTITHSAQNELPVSVSDGTMTNTGTFSGYGELDGRVYSNGEANKYSYNLIRDLAGRITQKVETLEGMTDTYDYAYDTTGKLTEVKKNGSTVESYTYDPNGNRSTEVNSLRGINRSYTFSSEDHVITAGAETYQFDEDGFLTQKTSIAGTMATTYSSRGELFSAILPGGISITYDHDPMGRRIAKRVNGMIIEKYLWKDAITLLAVYDAADNLLMRFTYADGRMPVSMSYNGSTYYLIYDQVGSLKAVIDSAGNIIKRIDYDSFGSIITDTNPSLRIPFGFAGGLHDRDSGLVRFGARDYDPSIGRWTAKDPIDFSGGDTNLYEYGQNNPLNFIDPTGLKVMLCARQAFASDWRKKDKTYLIPHCYIVAGGQIFSWNVQAGGGIHNNEYPEKNSCSEIKCCGDKAAFENCVIKEANAARGHEGNTWVPTIHDCCTWAHGIVGKCMKKHCK; this is encoded by the coding sequence ATGAAATCATTCAAATGGCTCCTGGTGGTTATTTTATTTTTTTCAGGCTTCTTTATCGTCAAAAATTATGTCTATTCCACAACACCACCCCCTGAGGACCTTTCCAGCATCCCATTGGAAGGGGAACCTCGCAATCTGGTCATAAACCCCTATACCGATCAGGCTCTGGTCACAAGCACCAGGCCCAACGAATTATCGGTTATCGACCTGAATACCGGGCAGATAACGGCCACCCTCCAGGTAAAGAAGAAACCCTTTGGATTGGCCATCGATTGCGGGAAGAATCTGGCCCTGGTGGGTTTTAAGGCCCACCAGCGACTGTCTGTGATCGATCTTTCCACCTATCAATGCCTGGCTGAGATCCCTGTTGGAAAATCTCCCTGTAATGTGGCTGTTTATGAGGCCGCCGGCGGTCCTCATCTGGGCCTGACCGCCAATTATGGGTCCGATACGGTCTCTGTTATTAATCTGGAGACCTTCAGAGTCATTAAAACCCTCCGGGTTGGAAGAGGGCCGCGGGATATCGCCATAGACCCGGGACTTAAACTGGCTCTGGTGGTCAATGAAGATACCCATAATGTTGCGGTTATTGATCTTAACAGCTTCCGGGTCAGCGGCTGGGTCCCTGTCGGGCGCCATCCCCGGAGTATCAGCATTAATCCCGAGACCCACCTGGCAGCCGTGGCTAATGGCCGGGAAAATTATATCACCACAATCGATTTGACCAACTGGCAAAGCCTTCGGATTCCGGTGGATAAAAACCCCCTGGATGTGGTGATCAATCCTTTGGATAACCGGGCCCTGGTGGTCTGTAATAAATCCCATAGCCTCCATCTGATAGACTTAGATACCCATACCACCCTCCAAAAATATCCTTTAAACCGTCAAACCAGAGGCGTGGCCGTCAACCCTTTCACCAATATAGCCGGGGTGGTGGATAGACATACGGACCGCCTGACCCTTATTCAATTACCCAATCCGGTGCCGGATATTAAAAGCATTACCCCGGTTACGGTCCTCCGGGGCAGCCAGGGGACCCAAGTAAGTCTTCAGGGTTCGGGGTTTATTAAAAGCTCTACGGTAACCCTTCAGCCATCCCCGGCCACCTTCCCGGTTACCTTCGTCGACAATCACAACCTGACCGCAACCCTTCCTGCCGGCTTCTTTACCCAGGCCGGGTCCTATCAGGTAACCGTTAACAACCCCACTCCGGATGGCGGTCCATCCAATACCAGGACCTTTCAGGTGGAAAACCCCATTCCGACCCTGACCGCCCTGGACCCGGCCTCGACCCGGGCCGGAGGACCGGGAATGAACGTGAAGCTCTACGGCACCGGATTTTTCCCGGAGACCACCATTTCGGTCAACGGGCAGGCCCGGACCATCAACTATGTCAGCGGGAGCGAGCTTGAGCTGCCCCTTGGCCCGGCCGACCTGGCCTCTTCCGGTGACCTGGAGTTGAAGGCCATCAACCCAGGCCCTGGAGGCGGCTCCTCCAACCCGATGAACTTTACGGTTACAGTGGTAAATCCAATACCGGTCTTATCCTCCCTGAGCCCGAACGTCATAAAGGCCGGCAGCCCGAGCTTTACCCTGATCCTGACCGGGAGCAACTTTATCAGCAGCTCATCGGTCCTGTTCAATAACACCCCGGTTTCCGGCACCTTGGTGGATAATACCCGGATCGAGGCTTCTATCCCCGGGACGGCCATCATGACACCCGGCACTTACCCGGTTGTGGTCCAAAACCCCGGACCGGGAGGCGGCAGCTCAGGAACCCTGAATTTCACCGTTACCCCGGCTTCAAACGTCCTCCCCCTTCCCGACGGCTCCTTTGGCAAAACCTATGAAGACCTCATCCCCCCGGATGCCACCCTTCCAAGCTATGACCCGAAACGCTTTTCCTTGATTACCGGGTTGGTCAAAGATGGATCGGGGAATCCTTTAGCCGGAGTGGCCGTAGGCATCCACGGTCAATCGGAATATGGAACGGCCCAAAGCGATGCCACCGGCCGCTTTTCCATCCCCCTGGACGGAGGGGGGACGATCACGGTAGCCTATCAGAAAACCGGTTTCATCCCGGCCCACCGTCAGGTCCAGGTGGGTTGGAATACCATCGCCAATGTGGAGACCATCGTCCTGATCCCGGAGGATACCGCGGCCACGGTTATCAACTTTGACGGCAACGCCGCCACCATTTTGACCCACAAAAGCACCCCTACTACCGATTCTTTCGGCAGCCGGTCCCTGACCATGGTCTTAACCGGGGACAACCGGGCCTGGGTCAAAGACGCCCAGGGGAATGAACAGCCCCTGACCAATATCACGGTCCGGGCCACCGAATACCCCACGCCGGAGTCCATGCCGGCCAAGCTCCCGCCCACCTCAGCCTTTACCTATTGCGCCGAGCTCTCTGTGGGCGGGGCCAAGAGTGTGCGGTTCGAGAAACCGGTGGTGGTCTATGTGGACAACTTCCTGGGCTTTGATGTGGGTGAGATCGTGCCGGTCGGCTACTACGACCGCGACCGGGCCGTCTGGGTGCCGGCCAATAACGGCTTGGTGGTCCAGCTTCTCGATACCAACGGAGACGGCCTCGTCGATGCCTATACAACAGATGGACAGAACCAATATCCTGCTCCTGGGCTGACCGATCCGAATCAATATAGACCGGGGGCCACCTACTGGCGGATGGAACTTAGCCACTTTTCTCCTTGGGATTGCAATTGGCCGATAGGATTTCCTTCCGGTGCAATTTCACCCAACCCGGATGGGAAACCTGTTATAGACAGAAAATGCCCTGATGATGATAAGAGATGTATTAACTCTTACATTGAAGAACGAAGCCGGATTTTTCATGAGGATATCCCCATTCCCGGTACGGATATGACCCTCCATTATGCCAGTGATCGGACAAAGGGGTATAAATCAGTAATCACAATTCCGGCAAGTGGACCCAGTGTCCCGGCAAGTCTTAAAGGTATCATTGTCAAATTGGAAGTGGCTGGACGATCTTTTGAAACAAATCTTCCTCCCCTACCAAACCAAATGGCAGAATTTGTTTGGGATGGCTTCGATTATCTCGGCAGAGAGGTATCCGGTTCGACCATAGCCGATATTAGTATAGGTTTTATTTATCAGGCAGTTTATTATTCAGCCTTTGACAGTAGTTGGTTTCAATCATTTGCCCTGGTGGGAAAGGACCCAACCTATATTGATGCCAGATCTGAGGCGATTTCCTGGAAACGGGATTCGATAACCCTCAATCAAGGGGCAACCGAGGCGGGAGCCTTGGCTGACGGTTGGACTCTTTCATCCCATCATTATTTCCATCCCACTGATCCATATACCCTGTATAAAGGAGACGGGACAACAATTAAGAATAATACAAAAGTCATTACCACCATTGCCGGCAATGGGCAGGCAGGCTATAGTGGAGACGGAGGACCGGCTACCCAGGCAAATCTTTACGCCCCAGGTGGCATAGTATTAGATAGTGCAAGGAATATTTATATAGCAGATGGTTGGAATGACCGTATAAGAAAAGTGGATACCAATGGGATTATTAGTACCATCGCCGGAAATGGTCAGCGAAGTTTCAGTGGAGATGGAGGCCCCTCTTTACAAGCAAGTTTTTTTTATCCGAGTCATGTTACATTGGATAATGCTGGAAATATTTATATAGCGGACTTTAGTAATCACCGTATAAGAAAAGTGGATACCAATGGAATTATAACCACCATCGCTGGAAACGGTCAGGGAGGGGAGTATGTGCCGTTTGTTGGAGATGGAGGCCCGGCTACACAGACGCCTCTTGGCTATATAAATGGAATAGCAATAGATAATGCCGGGAATCTTTATATTGCAGATGGTTGGTATAACCGTATAAGAAAGGTAGATATAAATGGGATTATCACAACTATTGCTGGTAATGGGCAGTGGGGTTACAGTGGAGATGGAGGTCCGGCCACACAGGCACGCCTTGGTAACCCGAATGGAGTGGCAGTAGATAACGCGGGAAACATCTATATAGTAGATGGATACAACACGAATCGAATAAGGAAGGTGGATGTCACCGGTATTATTACTACTTTTGCCGGGGATGGTCAGGCGGGTTATAGTGGGGATGGAGGACCTGCTGTCCAGGCCAGTCTAAGTGGGGTAGGTGGTATAGCGGTGGACAATTCAAAGAATATTTATATAGGAGATAGTTGGGGCAACCGCATCAGAAAGGTGGATACTAATGGTATTATCACCACCATTGCCGGAAATGGCCAGCAAGGATACAGTGGGGATGGAGGTCTGGCTATTCAGGCAAATCTTTGGGGGGTAAATTATTTAGCAGCAGATAGTGCAGGTGCTGTATATTTAGGAGATAATGGAAATCATCGGATAAGGAAGGTATCCTATCCGGATGCTTTCAAGTCTGTTGACACGGCCGGAAACACCGACTTCTCCGATGAAAATGGCCAAGGCTATATCATGAGCAGCACCGGTCTCCACAAATCCACTATTGATTTGGCCGCGGGAAAGACATTGCTTACTTTTGGTTACGATTCGGCCAATAAATTGGTCTCCATTACCGACCGATTCGGCAACCAGACGACGCTCCAGAGAGATAGAAGCGGGGCACCTATTTCAATCACCTCACCGGATGGAATTGTGACCCGATTGACCGTGGATGGCAATAACCATCTGACCCTCGTCACCTATCCGGATAATTCCGCTTATTCCTTCATCTATACTTCTGATGGCCTCATGGCCGAGAAATACGACCCCAAAGGGAATCATTTCGTCCATCAATTCGATGCCAACGGATTGATTACCAATGTCTTTGATCCGGAGGGCGGAATCTGGAACTATTCACGGAGTGTGGATAATTCCGGGACCGCTACGGTCACCCTGCAAACCGCCGACGGCAATGTCACCACCTACCAGGATCGTACGGATTCAACCGGGGCTTATACCTCCATCACAACCAGTCCCTTCGGCTCTATAAGTACCTTTACTCGTTCATCGGATGGGCTCACCGAAACCGAGCGACCTTCCTGCGGCATGAATCAGACCCTGAAATACGACCTTGATCCGGCCTACAAATATAAGTACCTCAAAGAATTCACCCAAAGTTCCCCCTCAGGGCTAACCCAGACAACCACAGATACGAGGACATATCAGGACACCGATGGGGATACGGTGCCTGATCTGATTACCAGAACCCTGAGTGCAAACGGCAATAACTGGGTCACCGTTAATAATACGTTGACCGGGACTTTGACCAGTACCTCGCCTTTGGGAAGGACTATAATCCGCAGCTATGATCCTTCAAATCTGCTCACCCAAAGTATGTCCGTAACGGGTCTTCTGCCTGTCAGCTATGGATACGACACCAAAGGGAAGCTAACCGCCACCACAACCGGGAGCAGGACCTCCACGATTACTTATAATAACCAGGGTAATATCGAAAGCCTGACCGCCCCGGATGGGAAGACATTTTATTATACCTATGATACAATGAATAGACTTAAAACCCAGACCATGCCGGATACCACTATGATTCGCTATGATTATGATGCCAACGGCAACATGACCGTGCTGACCAATTCCAGAAATGTGAATTATGGCTTCGATTACACCGGCGTGAACCTGCGCAAGACCATGACCATGCCACTGTCTGGAAATTATCAATACTTTTATGACAGAGAACGTAATTTAAAATCCATTCTTTTTCCATCAGGAAAGCAGATTGACAATACATACAGTGCCGGTCTCCTCAGCGCCACTACCACCCCGGAAGGAATTACCAGCTACACACACAACTGCAGTTCAAGCCTCAAGGATGTGACCAGAGGTACAGAAAAGGTAACCTATACCTATGATGGCTCCCTGCTAACCTCCGACACCCGCACAGGTCTGCTGAATCAGACCATCGGATATGGTTACAACAGCGACTTTCGTTTGACATCGTTAAGCTATGCCGGCATCTCTCAGCCCTTAGCCTATGACAACGACGGATTGTTGAGCGGTGCCGGAGGATTTACCATAACCCACTCTGCGCAGAATGAATTGCCGGTATCGGTTTCAGATGGAACCATGACCAATACCGGTACCTTCAGCGGATATGGGGAACTAGATGGAAGGGTTTATTCTAATGGCGAAGCTAATAAATACAGTTACAATCTGATCCGTGATCTGGCTGGAAGGATCACCCAAAAGGTTGAGACGTTGGAAGGGATGACCGATACCTATGACTACGCATACGATACCACTGGCAAGCTGACCGAGGTCAAGAAAAACGGCTCGACGGTCGAAAGCTATACCTATGATCCCAACGGTAATCGCTCGACTGAGGTAAATAGTCTACGAGGAATTAACCGTTCTTATACCTTCTCATCTGAAGATCATGTCATCACTGCCGGAGCCGAAACCTACCAGTTCGATGAGGATGGGTTTCTGACCCAAAAGACAAGCATAGCAGGAACCATGGCCACGACCTATTCCTCCCGAGGTGAACTCTTTTCGGCAATCCTTCCAGGAGGCATAAGCATAACTTATGACCATGACCCCATGGGCAGAAGAATAGCCAAAAGAGTCAATGGGATGATTATTGAAAAATATCTCTGGAAGGATGCTATTACACTTTTGGCTGTCTATGATGCCGCGGACAATCTCCTTATGCGTTTTACCTATGCTGACGGTAGAATGCCGGTCTCCATGAGTTATAACGGAAGCACCTATTACCTTATTTATGATCAAGTTGGTTCCTTAAAAGCAGTTATCGATTCAGCCGGAAATATCATAAAACGCATTGACTATGATTCCTTCGGAAGTATAATCACTGACACCAATCCTTCACTACGGATTCCCTTTGGCTTTGCTGGCGGTCTCCATGATCGAGATTCCGGTCTTGTCCGCTTCGGCGCCCGGGACTATGACCCTTCCATCGGACGATGGACCGCCAAGGATCCGATAGATTTTAGTGGAGGAGATACTAATCTCTATGAGTATGGTCAAAATAATCCTTTGAACTTTATTGATCCCACAGGTTTAAAGGTTATGCTATGTGCAAGACAAGCATTCGCGAGTGATTGGAGAAAAAAAGACAAGACCTATTTAATCCCGCACTGTTATATTGTTGCGGGTGGTCAAATTTTTAGTTGGAATGTGCAAGCCGGTGGCGGGATCCACAATAATGAATATCCAGAAAAGAATAGTTGTAGTGAAATTAAATGTTGCGGTGATAAAGCAGCTTTTGAAAATTGTGTCATCAAAGAAGCTAATGCTGCTCGCGGCCATGAAGGAAATACCTGGGTTCCCACAATTCATGATTGTTGTACTTGGGCACATGGTATAGTTGGAAAGTGTATGAAAAAACATTGTAAATAA
- a CDS encoding glutaredoxin family protein, protein MKKIFLIFILTYLVLHFNERAGADLFKWVDPKGVIHISDHPPQNKEVKGPVESLPINKEGPGPKSPPHAETQSRFDKPAQTANTDKELKQPKTPRVEIYTTSWCPYCRQARGFFQSRGISFTEYDIERDKNAALRLKEMNPRKGVPLAIINGQRVLGFSEASYKKALKETP, encoded by the coding sequence ATGAAAAAAATCTTTCTCATTTTTATTCTGACTTACCTGGTCTTGCATTTTAATGAAAGGGCAGGAGCCGATTTATTCAAATGGGTGGACCCAAAAGGAGTAATCCATATTTCCGATCACCCCCCGCAAAATAAGGAAGTAAAGGGACCGGTCGAATCACTTCCGATCAATAAAGAAGGCCCTGGACCTAAGAGCCCACCTCATGCAGAGACCCAAAGCCGGTTTGACAAACCCGCACAGACGGCCAATACGGATAAAGAATTAAAGCAACCTAAAACGCCTCGAGTCGAAATTTATACTACAAGTTGGTGTCCCTATTGCAGGCAAGCACGCGGCTTTTTTCAGTCGCGCGGCATTTCTTTTACGGAATATGACATTGAAAGGGACAAAAACGCCGCCCTTCGTTTAAAAGAAATGAACCCCAGAAAAGGAGTCCCCTTAGCCATAATCAACGGGCAACGTGTCCTTGGTTTTTCGGAAGCTTCGTACAAAAAGGCATTAAAAGAGACTCCTTAG